The following are from one region of the Mycolicibacterium helvum genome:
- a CDS encoding BtpA/SgcQ family protein: MMQWLNDVFGVPKPIIAMLHLGALPGDPAYDTASGMRKIVDDARRDLDALQTGGVDAVLISNEFSLPYLTKTEPITAITMARVIGELLDEITVPFGANVLWDGVASIDLAAATGAAFVREIFTGVYASDFGLWDTNVGYSARHRRRVDAGNVRLLFNVVPEATSYVAQRDLASITRSTVFNAKPDALVVSGLTAGAPTDSSALSTVKQNAGEVPVFVNTGMRAETAEQQLAIADGAVVGTALKKDGKFENHPDVNRVTELMAVVKDYRSSLPASAVG; the protein is encoded by the coding sequence ATCATGCAATGGCTCAACGACGTATTCGGCGTGCCCAAGCCAATCATCGCCATGCTGCACCTGGGAGCACTTCCCGGTGACCCGGCCTACGACACCGCCAGCGGTATGCGCAAGATCGTCGACGACGCCCGCCGCGACCTCGACGCGCTGCAGACCGGCGGGGTGGACGCCGTCCTGATCTCCAACGAATTCAGCCTCCCGTATCTGACGAAGACCGAGCCGATCACGGCGATCACGATGGCCCGGGTGATCGGGGAGCTGCTCGACGAGATCACCGTGCCGTTCGGCGCGAACGTGCTCTGGGACGGGGTCGCGTCGATCGATCTGGCCGCGGCCACCGGTGCGGCGTTCGTCAGGGAGATCTTCACCGGTGTCTACGCCAGCGACTTCGGTCTGTGGGACACCAATGTCGGGTACTCGGCTCGGCACCGCCGCCGAGTGGACGCCGGTAATGTGCGGCTGCTGTTCAATGTTGTTCCGGAGGCGACTTCCTATGTCGCGCAGCGTGATCTGGCCTCGATCACCCGCTCGACCGTGTTCAACGCCAAGCCTGACGCGCTGGTGGTTTCCGGGCTGACCGCGGGTGCCCCGACAGACAGCTCGGCGTTGTCCACGGTGAAGCAGAACGCCGGTGAGGTGCCCGTGTTCGTCAACACCGGGATGCGGGCCGAGACCGCCGAACAGCAGCTCGCGATCGCCGACGGTGCCGTCGTCGGTACCGCATTGAAGAAGGACGGCAAATTCGAGAACCATCCCGACGTCAACCGGGTCACGGAGCTGATGGCGGTCGTCAAGGACTATCGGTCCTCACTGCCGGCGAGCGCGGTCGGCTGA
- a CDS encoding acyl-CoA dehydrogenase family protein, whose protein sequence is MTDAALTVATESVADFAARARTWLAENMPAIDPDHPPFSVRAEQASWDRAKELQQRLYRGGFAGICFPREYGGLGLDYAYQRAFNAECRRYEMPLILNVPSLTICSATILDMGTESQKRDRISAAIRGDEVLCQLLSEPSGGSDLAGVITRADRRGDTWVINGAKTWSTSAFAADYGLLLARTDWTVPKHEGLTMFLVPLSSPGITMRRIKEVNGNEEFCEEFFDGLELGDDAVVGEVNNGWEVASRQLFHERRAVGGGSEFASGSGAENASEKPPDHVRLAERTGQGEDPAVRNLAGRALVRRIVKDQLIDHVGTAIGNGTLPPNAGTLIRLFHAETTELEVDTALAIAGTAGVVDEGEELSDLLDIGVRYLSRQTGSLGGGSSEMARNVISERILGFPRELAADKGLPFNQVKRGRQ, encoded by the coding sequence ATGACCGACGCCGCGCTCACCGTAGCCACCGAATCGGTTGCCGATTTCGCCGCCAGGGCCCGCACCTGGCTGGCCGAGAACATGCCCGCCATCGATCCGGATCATCCGCCCTTCTCGGTTCGCGCCGAACAGGCCTCCTGGGATCGTGCCAAGGAGCTGCAGCAGCGCTTGTACCGGGGTGGTTTCGCCGGGATCTGTTTCCCCCGCGAGTACGGCGGGTTGGGCCTCGATTACGCGTATCAGCGGGCATTCAACGCCGAGTGCCGCCGCTACGAGATGCCGCTGATCCTCAATGTGCCGTCGCTGACCATCTGTTCGGCGACGATCCTCGATATGGGCACCGAAAGCCAGAAACGCGACCGCATTTCGGCTGCGATTCGTGGCGACGAGGTGCTCTGCCAGCTCCTGAGTGAACCCAGCGGCGGCTCCGATCTGGCCGGCGTCATCACCCGCGCCGATCGACGTGGTGACACCTGGGTCATCAACGGCGCCAAGACCTGGAGCACCAGTGCGTTCGCCGCCGACTACGGGCTGCTGCTGGCCCGCACCGACTGGACCGTGCCCAAGCACGAGGGCCTGACCATGTTCCTGGTGCCGCTGAGCTCCCCCGGCATCACGATGCGCCGCATCAAAGAGGTCAATGGCAACGAGGAGTTCTGTGAGGAGTTCTTCGACGGCCTCGAACTAGGTGATGACGCCGTGGTCGGCGAGGTCAACAACGGTTGGGAAGTGGCCTCCCGTCAGCTGTTCCACGAACGTCGCGCAGTCGGCGGCGGATCAGAATTCGCCAGCGGAAGCGGCGCGGAGAACGCCAGCGAAAAGCCACCGGACCATGTCCGCCTGGCTGAGCGCACCGGCCAGGGCGAAGATCCGGCGGTGCGGAATCTCGCCGGTCGAGCGTTGGTGCGCCGGATCGTCAAAGACCAACTGATCGATCACGTCGGAACCGCAATCGGCAACGGCACGCTGCCGCCCAATGCCGGCACGCTGATCCGGCTCTTCCACGCCGAGACAACCGAACTCGAAGTCGACACCGCGCTCGCGATCGCGGGCACCGCCGGAGTGGTCGACGAGGGCGAAGAGCTGTCCGACCTGCTCGATATCGGAGTGCGGTATCTGTCGCGACAGACCGGTTCACTGGGCGGCGGAAGCAGTGAGATGGCCCGCAATGTGATCAGCGAGCGCATCCTCGGATTCCCGCGCGAACTCGCCGCCGACAAGGGTCTGCCGTTCAATCAGGTCAAGCGCGGCCGCCAGTAG
- a CDS encoding acyl-CoA dehydrogenase family protein, translating into MTDVANPEQLLFASTTQAFLEKEASLSRVRELHAADRSFDSEWWQRAAELGWTSLLVPEELGGGSVSGDGLADLALVAEQIGHSVAPGPLHPVSIVLAGLAEAPGGHEDTIDALVAGELVASWAIYEPRRPLSPLQPGVTATRTETGYRIDGVKDRVEAGTEAGVFLVVADCDGSPRQFLVPADRTEVTEQRSVDMVKRYARVEFDGAQVDETAAVGNAAQTPAIIERQRQVALVLQCAEIVGILDAVLAMTTQWMFDRHSFGRPLASYQALKHRLADMKMWFEACRATTAGAVAAVSARSDDAGLLVSVAKAYVAERAPLMLQDCVQLHGGIGVTWEHDLHLFLRRAALYRALYGSPEDHHRAVYALSAKTAPQEASA; encoded by the coding sequence ATGACAGATGTCGCCAATCCCGAACAGCTGCTGTTTGCGTCGACGACGCAGGCCTTCCTGGAGAAGGAGGCCTCACTGAGCCGCGTGCGCGAGCTGCACGCCGCGGACCGCTCCTTCGACAGCGAGTGGTGGCAGCGGGCGGCCGAACTCGGCTGGACCAGCCTGCTGGTCCCCGAAGAGCTTGGCGGCGGCAGTGTTTCGGGTGACGGTTTGGCCGATCTCGCCCTGGTGGCCGAACAGATCGGCCACAGCGTGGCACCCGGTCCGCTGCATCCGGTCAGCATCGTGCTTGCGGGCCTGGCCGAGGCGCCGGGCGGACATGAAGACACCATCGACGCGCTGGTGGCCGGCGAACTGGTGGCGTCCTGGGCGATCTACGAACCGCGCCGGCCGCTGTCCCCGTTGCAGCCGGGCGTGACCGCGACACGCACCGAGACCGGCTACCGCATCGACGGGGTGAAGGACCGGGTAGAAGCGGGCACCGAAGCCGGCGTGTTCCTGGTGGTCGCCGACTGCGACGGCAGTCCTCGCCAATTCCTCGTCCCCGCCGACCGCACAGAAGTCACCGAGCAGCGCTCCGTCGACATGGTGAAGCGTTACGCCCGAGTGGAATTCGACGGCGCGCAGGTCGACGAGACCGCCGCAGTCGGCAATGCCGCGCAAACACCCGCGATCATCGAGCGGCAGCGGCAGGTCGCCCTGGTGCTGCAATGTGCGGAAATCGTCGGGATTCTGGATGCCGTGTTGGCCATGACGACGCAGTGGATGTTCGATCGCCATAGTTTCGGCAGGCCGCTGGCGTCGTACCAGGCGCTCAAGCATCGGCTCGCCGATATGAAGATGTGGTTCGAGGCGTGCCGGGCAACGACTGCGGGTGCGGTGGCCGCGGTGTCGGCACGCTCGGATGACGCCGGCCTTCTGGTTAGCGTCGCCAAAGCCTATGTGGCCGAACGTGCCCCGCTGATGCTGCAGGATTGCGTGCAGCTGCACGGCGGGATCGGCGTCACCTGGGAGCACGACCTGCACTTGTTCCTGCGCCGGGCTGCGCTGTACCGCGCGCTCTATGGTTCACCCGAAGATCACCACCGCGCGGTGTACGCGTTGAGTGCCAAGACCGCGCCACAGGAGGCTTCGGCATGA
- a CDS encoding amidohydrolase family protein: protein MPSRELPYPVFDADNHFYEPQEALTQFLPDNRKGVIDYIDVKGRTKIVVRNHISDYIPNPTFEVVARPGAQEEYFRHGSGGKSYREVMGKPMKAIPAFRNPEARLEVLDGLGLDYTIMFPTLASLVEERLKDDPELILDIVHALNQWMYETWQFNYEGRIFSTPVINLSIVDRALEELEWCLERGAKTVLVRPAPVAGFRGSRSMGLPEFDPFWDACVKAGIPVCMHASDSGYAEYLNDWEPAEEFLPFKPTSFRMVAMGKRPIEDTMAALVCHGALTRNPDLRILSIENGASWVPYLLYQFKDVYSKMPQEFPEDPIQAFRRGVYVAPFWEDDFKKMAELCGIDRIIFGSDWPHPEGLANPINLVDDLIAQGLDSEGQRKVMGGNLVDLFKVPNVSVHKPDVPALVIA, encoded by the coding sequence ATGCCCTCGCGCGAGCTCCCCTACCCCGTTTTCGACGCCGACAACCACTTTTACGAGCCCCAGGAAGCGCTGACGCAATTCCTGCCGGACAACCGGAAGGGCGTCATCGACTACATCGACGTCAAGGGCCGCACCAAGATCGTGGTGCGCAATCACATCAGCGACTACATCCCCAACCCGACCTTCGAGGTCGTCGCCCGCCCCGGCGCCCAGGAGGAGTACTTCCGGCACGGCAGCGGCGGCAAAAGCTACCGCGAGGTGATGGGCAAGCCGATGAAGGCCATCCCCGCGTTCCGCAACCCCGAGGCGCGCCTCGAAGTGCTCGACGGACTGGGCCTGGACTACACGATCATGTTCCCGACCCTGGCCAGCCTGGTCGAGGAGCGGTTGAAGGACGATCCGGAGCTGATCCTGGATATCGTCCATGCGCTCAATCAGTGGATGTATGAGACCTGGCAGTTCAACTACGAGGGCCGGATCTTCTCCACCCCGGTCATCAACCTGAGCATCGTCGACCGTGCGCTCGAGGAGCTCGAATGGTGCCTGGAGCGCGGCGCCAAGACCGTCCTGGTACGCCCGGCCCCCGTGGCTGGGTTCCGTGGCTCCCGTTCGATGGGCCTGCCCGAGTTCGATCCGTTCTGGGACGCCTGCGTCAAAGCCGGTATCCCGGTGTGCATGCACGCCTCGGACAGCGGCTACGCCGAGTACCTCAATGACTGGGAGCCCGCCGAAGAGTTCCTGCCGTTCAAGCCGACCTCGTTCCGGATGGTCGCGATGGGCAAGCGGCCCATCGAGGACACCATGGCCGCCCTGGTGTGCCACGGCGCGCTGACCCGTAATCCGGATCTGCGCATCCTGTCCATCGAAAACGGCGCATCCTGGGTGCCCTACCTCCTCTACCAGTTCAAAGACGTCTACTCGAAGATGCCGCAGGAGTTCCCCGAGGACCCGATCCAGGCGTTCCGGCGCGGGGTGTACGTGGCGCCGTTCTGGGAGGACGACTTCAAGAAGATGGCCGAGCTGTGCGGTATCGACCGCATCATCTTTGGTTCGGACTGGCCGCACCCGGAGGGACTGGCCAATCCGATCAACCTCGTCGACGACCTGATTGCCCAGGGGCTGGACTCCGAAGGTCAACGAAAAGTGATGGGCGGCAACCTGGTCGACCTGTTCAAGGTCCCCAACGTGTCGGTCCACAAGCCCGACGTACCCGCGCTCGTCATCGCATAA
- a CDS encoding TetR/AcrR family transcriptional regulator, whose protein sequence is MAKADERTPDALSADPDSRESRFMRSALSILAETGRTDFTVLEVVERSKTSLRSFYQHFTTKDELLLALIDKIMAESTKQWRTETDGLAAADAMRLLIDRICTPAESTKQDSINRGLTYYNDHLAETLPREYSRVLSPLHQLIGEILERGKDERTFRPDLQTETTAALIMQAVLGAMRLRSLGVELNGVPIDAAHIYDFCVRGLLP, encoded by the coding sequence ATGGCCAAGGCCGATGAACGAACGCCTGACGCGTTGAGCGCCGATCCGGACTCCCGGGAGAGTCGCTTCATGCGATCCGCGCTATCGATTCTGGCCGAGACCGGCCGCACCGACTTCACCGTGCTGGAGGTCGTCGAGCGCTCAAAGACCTCGCTGCGCTCGTTCTACCAGCACTTCACCACCAAAGACGAGCTGCTGCTGGCGCTGATCGACAAGATCATGGCCGAGTCCACCAAGCAGTGGCGCACAGAGACCGACGGCCTGGCCGCCGCCGACGCCATGCGGCTGTTGATCGACCGGATCTGCACCCCAGCCGAATCCACCAAACAGGACAGCATCAACCGCGGCCTGACCTACTACAACGACCACCTGGCCGAGACGCTGCCGCGGGAGTACTCCCGCGTGCTCTCCCCGCTGCATCAACTGATCGGCGAGATTCTCGAACGCGGCAAAGACGAGCGCACCTTCCGACCCGACCTGCAGACCGAGACCACCGCCGCGCTCATCATGCAGGCGGTGCTCGGCGCTATGCGGCTACGCAGCCTCGGCGTCGAACTCAACGGCGTGCCGATCGACGCGGCGCACATATACGACTTCTGCGTGCGCGGCCTGCTCCCCTGA
- a CDS encoding acyl-CoA thioesterase, with amino-acid sequence MASNPADSGETHWTVARLLELFDVQADGRDRFIAPTGIADADERQVVEGTQVLAQAIVAAAKRFEGKSIRSVHGAFARAVLVGPPVVLDIDVVSEGRSTASAIITASQNDKRCMTFTVLADVPTADVIRHHLPRPEVAGPDQSNVCDMPMRGRQVKLVDVVDINSPDEVGPPEVYAWLHYEPIPTRDDLAKALIAYFTGHLGISTTMRAHAGIGTAQSHLSVSTAPMTVTVSFHEPVAWSGWLLYTHESTQVGAGMSYIRGAIHTHEGELIASFTQDALIRPLRTTDNAIAAEARI; translated from the coding sequence ATGGCTTCGAACCCTGCAGACTCCGGCGAGACCCACTGGACAGTGGCCCGGCTGCTTGAGCTCTTCGACGTCCAGGCCGACGGCCGGGATCGCTTCATCGCCCCGACGGGCATCGCCGATGCCGACGAGCGGCAGGTGGTCGAGGGCACACAGGTGCTCGCTCAGGCGATCGTCGCGGCGGCAAAGCGCTTCGAGGGCAAGTCAATTCGCTCGGTGCACGGTGCGTTCGCCCGCGCGGTGCTGGTGGGCCCGCCGGTGGTGCTCGATATCGATGTCGTCTCCGAAGGCCGCTCCACCGCGTCCGCGATCATCACCGCATCGCAGAACGACAAGCGCTGCATGACCTTCACGGTGCTCGCCGACGTGCCCACCGCGGATGTGATCCGCCACCATCTGCCGCGTCCCGAGGTGGCCGGGCCGGATCAGTCCAATGTCTGCGACATGCCGATGCGGGGACGGCAGGTCAAGTTGGTCGACGTCGTCGACATCAACAGCCCGGACGAGGTGGGCCCGCCCGAGGTGTACGCGTGGCTGCACTACGAGCCCATCCCGACCCGCGATGATCTGGCCAAGGCCCTGATCGCTTACTTCACCGGGCATCTGGGCATCTCGACGACCATGCGCGCGCACGCCGGCATCGGCACCGCGCAGTCCCACCTCAGCGTCTCGACCGCGCCGATGACCGTCACGGTGAGCTTCCACGAGCCGGTCGCCTGGAGCGGTTGGCTGCTCTACACCCACGAGAGCACGCAGGTCGGTGCCGGCATGTCCTACATCCGCGGGGCGATCCACACGCACGAGGGTGAGCTGATCGCGTCGTTCACCCAGGACGCGTTGATTCGCCCGCTGCGCACCACCGACAACGCGATCGCCGCCGAAGCCCGGATCTAG
- a CDS encoding DUF427 domain-containing protein produces MSLVAGRGPLGPDRAGWFSAPVAEPIIYVEPHPRRVQALRGGRLVIDTENALLVHRAGAPLSYVFPVGETADLPTEPEEVAPGYVRVPWGAVDTWVEEGRTLVHYPPNPYHRVDCRPTRRRLRVVVADSVLVDTDDTMIVFETSLAPKLYVAPAHLRTDLLRPTATSSYCNYKGYASYWAVGDVEDAAWSYDDPLPETVPIKGYFSFDPERVDVAAELPRVG; encoded by the coding sequence ATGAGCTTGGTGGCCGGGCGCGGCCCACTCGGTCCCGATCGGGCCGGCTGGTTTTCCGCGCCGGTGGCCGAGCCGATCATCTACGTCGAGCCCCATCCGCGCCGGGTTCAGGCGTTGCGCGGCGGCCGGCTAGTCATCGACACCGAGAACGCGCTGCTGGTCCACCGCGCCGGCGCGCCGTTGAGCTATGTCTTCCCGGTCGGTGAAACAGCCGATCTGCCAACCGAACCCGAAGAGGTTGCGCCGGGTTACGTGCGGGTGCCTTGGGGTGCCGTCGATACGTGGGTGGAGGAGGGGCGCACCCTGGTGCACTACCCACCGAACCCGTATCACCGCGTCGATTGCCGGCCCACCCGGCGGCGGTTGCGGGTCGTGGTTGCCGACAGTGTGTTGGTGGATACCGACGACACTATGATTGTGTTCGAAACATCCTTGGCGCCAAAGCTTTACGTTGCGCCCGCCCATTTGCGCACCGATCTGCTGCGGCCGACGGCCACGTCGAGCTACTGCAACTACAAGGGGTACGCGAGTTACTGGGCCGTCGGCGACGTCGAGGACGCGGCCTGGAGTTACGACGATCCGCTGCCCGAAACGGTGCCCATCAAGGGATATTTCAGCTTCGATCCGGAGCGAGTCGACGTAGCGGCCGAGCTGCCTAGAGTGGGTTAG
- a CDS encoding MBL fold metallo-hydrolase, whose amino-acid sequence MERIEVTPVLTMLRIGGWQAYLIDDGSERLLIDTGAPDGGAELLLACGTPDLVILTHCHVDHCGSAAAVHGRTGAPIAAGAADAEVIRGGLVATPPKFEEWELPLHQRVSADLPPAAPPAPVDIELHGGEVLDVVGGAHIIATPGHTDGSVAVHLVSHGILFTGDTVANVGEVTLGVFNRDRDRTAESFRTLAEIDCDTACFGHGEPLAAGAAQCLRDAAARLG is encoded by the coding sequence ATGGAACGTATCGAGGTGACGCCGGTGCTGACGATGTTGCGCATCGGCGGCTGGCAGGCCTACCTCATCGACGACGGCAGTGAACGGCTGCTGATCGACACCGGCGCCCCCGACGGTGGCGCCGAACTCCTTTTGGCCTGCGGAACACCGGATCTGGTCATTCTGACCCACTGCCACGTCGATCACTGCGGGTCAGCCGCCGCCGTGCACGGGCGCACCGGCGCACCGATTGCCGCCGGCGCGGCAGACGCCGAGGTCATTCGCGGTGGGCTGGTGGCTACCCCACCGAAGTTCGAGGAGTGGGAACTGCCGCTCCACCAACGGGTCTCGGCTGATCTCCCGCCGGCCGCGCCGCCAGCGCCGGTGGACATCGAACTGCACGGCGGGGAGGTTCTCGACGTCGTCGGCGGCGCGCACATCATCGCAACACCGGGCCACACCGACGGCAGCGTCGCGGTCCATCTCGTCTCCCACGGCATCCTGTTCACCGGCGACACCGTCGCCAACGTGGGCGAGGTGACCCTGGGGGTGTTCAACCGAGACCGGGACCGCACCGCCGAGTCGTTTCGTACCCTGGCCGAAATCGACTGCGATACGGCCTGCTTCGGGCACGGCGAGCCGCTCGCCGCGGGTGCCGCTCAATGTCTGCGCGATGCGGCCGCCCGGCTCGGCTAA
- the ypfJ gene encoding KPN_02809 family neutral zinc metallopeptidase produces the protein MTFNEGMQIDTSTTSTSGGGSGRGIAIGGGLGGLVVVLLAVFLGVDPSQVLSQQPALPPGAEQSSGYDLSKCKTGADANSYVECRVVATGNSVDGVWADLLKGYTRPKMRLFKNSVNTGCGPATSDVGPFYCPVDQTAYFDTDFFQVLTDQFGSSGGPLAQEYVVAHEYGHHVQDLLGVLGRAQQGAQGATGGSVRTELQADCYAGVWAHYAAITKQPGTDVTYLEPLTDKDIADALSAAASVGDDRIQKQATGRVNPEAWTHGSSAERQKWFTTGYQTGDPKQCDTFKAGNLG, from the coding sequence ATGACCTTCAACGAAGGTATGCAGATCGACACGAGCACCACGTCGACCAGTGGCGGTGGTAGCGGCCGGGGCATCGCGATCGGTGGTGGCCTCGGCGGCCTGGTGGTGGTGCTTTTGGCGGTGTTCCTCGGGGTCGACCCCAGCCAGGTGCTCAGCCAGCAGCCGGCCCTACCGCCCGGCGCCGAGCAGTCCTCGGGCTACGACCTCAGCAAGTGCAAGACCGGCGCCGACGCCAACTCCTACGTCGAATGCCGCGTGGTGGCCACCGGCAACTCCGTCGACGGCGTATGGGCGGATCTACTCAAGGGCTACACCCGCCCGAAGATGAGGCTGTTCAAGAACAGCGTGAACACCGGCTGCGGACCGGCCACCAGTGATGTCGGGCCGTTCTACTGCCCGGTGGACCAGACCGCCTATTTCGACACCGATTTCTTCCAGGTGCTCACCGACCAATTCGGCTCCAGCGGTGGACCGTTGGCGCAGGAGTATGTGGTGGCCCACGAGTACGGCCACCATGTGCAGGACTTGCTCGGTGTACTGGGCCGCGCTCAGCAGGGCGCGCAAGGCGCCACCGGGGGCAGTGTCCGCACCGAGTTGCAGGCCGACTGCTATGCCGGGGTGTGGGCGCATTACGCCGCGATCACCAAGCAGCCCGGCACCGATGTGACGTATCTGGAACCGTTGACCGATAAGGACATTGCCGACGCACTGTCGGCGGCGGCCTCGGTGGGCGACGACCGGATTCAGAAGCAGGCGACCGGACGGGTGAACCCCGAGGCGTGGACGCATGGATCGTCGGCCGAGCGCCAGAAGTGGTTCACCACCGGGTATCAGACCGGTGACCCCAAGCAATGCGACACGTTCAAGGCCGGGAATCTGGGCTAG
- a CDS encoding carboxylesterase/lipase family protein has product MTVVADPSTLVCTSLGAVRGATEHGVRVWRGIPYAEQPVGDRRFREPIPLQPWSGVRDAIEFGPMPPQGRSFVGGGRDDPKIRDEACLTLTVWAPPHKDTPLPVMVWIPGGAFVYGAGQLQLYNGSRLAANGDVVVVNVTYRLGVFGGFELGDLGAGFADNLCLRDQIAALRWVQDNIAAFGGDPQRVTIFGESAGATSVLALLASPAGDGLFARAIAQSPALPLIADRATRARRAHEFVDLVGSDPAAFPVLPQRVLRRAAGEIQRRSVATSPTLAYGLTYGVDLLPRHPIEAARAGEVNRVPLIVGTNSHEASMFAWAKPPMLPTTVESIDAYFDRVAPDARARVLAAYPDYPRRRSQIAVGSDVMFGAPTWAFADAYSSYATTHVYRFDHTTWTLRMLGLGATHGSEIVHIQHSYGSYLGRKLHPLGRRVQPAVGRRMQRSWLNFATHGALDDWPRYDTARRRTRIIQSNRDVSVNDPDAQRRQAWASVSQP; this is encoded by the coding sequence GTGACCGTCGTCGCCGATCCGTCGACCCTGGTTTGCACGTCCCTAGGTGCCGTGCGTGGTGCTACCGAGCACGGTGTCCGCGTCTGGCGTGGCATTCCCTACGCCGAGCAACCCGTCGGGGATCGCCGCTTCCGCGAGCCCATCCCGCTGCAGCCGTGGTCAGGTGTGCGCGACGCCATCGAGTTCGGACCGATGCCCCCGCAGGGTCGCTCATTCGTCGGCGGCGGTCGTGACGACCCAAAGATCCGCGACGAAGCCTGCCTGACACTGACGGTATGGGCGCCGCCGCACAAGGACACGCCGTTGCCCGTCATGGTCTGGATCCCCGGCGGGGCATTCGTCTACGGCGCCGGGCAACTGCAGCTCTACAACGGCTCGCGGCTGGCCGCCAACGGCGACGTCGTGGTGGTCAACGTGACCTATCGGCTCGGCGTGTTCGGCGGCTTCGAACTCGGCGACCTCGGTGCCGGTTTCGCCGACAACCTGTGTCTGCGTGACCAGATCGCTGCGCTGCGCTGGGTGCAGGACAACATCGCTGCGTTCGGCGGAGACCCGCAGCGGGTCACCATCTTCGGTGAGTCGGCCGGTGCGACGTCGGTACTGGCGCTGCTGGCGAGCCCGGCCGGAGACGGCCTGTTCGCCCGCGCGATCGCGCAGAGCCCGGCGCTGCCGCTGATCGCCGACCGCGCAACTCGGGCGCGACGAGCCCACGAGTTCGTCGATCTGGTCGGATCCGATCCGGCCGCGTTCCCGGTCCTGCCGCAGCGGGTACTGCGCCGTGCGGCGGGTGAGATCCAGCGCCGCAGCGTGGCGACCAGCCCGACGCTGGCCTACGGGCTCACCTACGGGGTGGATCTGTTGCCGCGACACCCGATCGAGGCGGCGCGGGCTGGTGAGGTCAACCGGGTGCCGCTGATCGTGGGAACCAACAGCCACGAGGCGTCGATGTTCGCCTGGGCCAAGCCGCCCATGCTGCCGACCACGGTCGAGAGCATCGATGCCTACTTCGACCGGGTGGCGCCCGACGCCCGCGCTCGGGTGCTGGCCGCTTACCCCGACTATCCGCGCCGGCGCTCGCAGATCGCCGTCGGCTCCGACGTGATGTTCGGGGCACCGACGTGGGCGTTCGCCGACGCCTACAGCTCGTACGCGACCACCCACGTCTACCGGTTCGACCACACCACCTGGACGCTGCGGATGCTGGGGCTCGGCGCCACCCATGGCAGCGAGATCGTGCACATTCAGCACAGCTACGGCTCTTACCTGGGCCGCAAGCTGCACCCGCTGGGGCGGCGCGTGCAGCCCGCGGTGGGCCGCCGGATGCAACGCAGCTGGCTGAATTTCGCCACGCACGGTGCGCTCGACGACTGGCCCCGCTACGACACCGCGCGGCGACGTACGAGGATCATCCAGTCGAACCGCGACGTGTCCGTCAATGACCCCGACGCACAGCGCCGCCAGGCCTGGGCGTCGGTAAGTCAGCCGTAG
- a CDS encoding SRPBCC family protein, whose amino-acid sequence MYPCERVDLDWIKSAPFRFSNSMDLAITPEQLFDVLADAQSWPQWAKVITKVTWTSPEPYGVGTTRTVDMLGGLVGDEEFLAWEPFRYMAFRFNNCSNKVVAAFAEEYTVVETPGGCRLTWTLAQKANGPARVGLVVGGPLMNLSFKWFLANLRRYTDKRYG is encoded by the coding sequence ATGTATCCCTGTGAGCGCGTCGACCTGGACTGGATCAAGAGCGCGCCGTTCCGCTTCTCCAACAGCATGGACCTCGCCATCACGCCCGAGCAGCTCTTCGACGTCCTCGCCGACGCGCAGTCCTGGCCGCAGTGGGCCAAGGTCATCACCAAAGTCACCTGGACCAGTCCCGAGCCCTACGGGGTCGGCACCACCCGGACCGTCGACATGCTCGGCGGGTTGGTCGGCGACGAGGAGTTCCTGGCCTGGGAGCCGTTCAGGTACATGGCGTTTCGGTTCAACAACTGCTCGAACAAGGTGGTCGCCGCGTTCGCCGAGGAATACACCGTGGTGGAGACGCCGGGTGGTTGCCGGCTGACCTGGACGCTGGCGCAGAAGGCGAACGGGCCGGCCCGGGTCGGTCTGGTCGTGGGCGGGCCGCTGATGAACCTGTCGTTCAAGTGGTTCCTGGCCAACCTGCGGCGGTACACCGACAAGCGCTACGGCTGA